Below is a genomic region from Zerene cesonia ecotype Mississippi chromosome Z, Zerene_cesonia_1.1, whole genome shotgun sequence.
CGTCAGCGGAACTAAttgatttaatagaaaattacacCTTAATTATGAGAACCAAGATGaacgtttaaaatgtatacaaaagcgaaaaacattatgttatctgATCAGGTACATTATAACGAATACTGCAATATCCAGGAACTGTATCTAAGATAATTGactgaaacatttttgtacgAGTTCCTGGCATCGTATTATAACATCGCCTTTGAAACGGAGCAGTCATTAAGGTACACTACtattagaaatgtttttaattaaattttctcttttataCATGTCTATTGTGATGAACTTTAATAATGCCGAGCCAATACCATTACTTCAGCAaatatcttttgttttattcatgctatttaaataataatatatgtgaaGCAAAGTAATGTAACTCAAGGCTGATGTTTGTTTAAGACATTGCTGTATTCAATACACGATCTATTTGGATAACTCATTAACAGACAAAATACCTAGAATATTCGACTGTAAATCACATTTGTTTTCAAGtggtaataaaagtaatataaacgtaatgttttttaatttcaatttgacACTTtgatatctttttatttatgattgtaattttttacagtgaagtataatagtattatataaaaatgattttttaatattcgaaCTATCTCACActgaagaatttttcaaattgaaccAGCATTTCCTGATATTATCGTGGTCAAACAGAtatacaaactcttcagctttgtgggtattattataaagcataGATAGATAGGGAATTCACTTGGCGAGTATTTTTGtgtactatattatatctCTTGAGCAATCTAGGATTACAACTTTTATGGTTTCGGTGAAAAACGCAAAAAGTACAATTTTTTGCCAATTCTTGTGTAGATTTCCTTATcttcttgttatttttagtatattttgaaaaatcgCGAAATTTTCagaattgaaaattgaatttaaacagGAATTCATGTAGCTTCActcttattttttgttcttatGTGACCGGATTAAGAGACCCGTATAAAAACTAAGTTCAGCATAATTTAATACGGAATCACATCTTGCAAGtcacaattttattatctgatGTAATATCGTGTGAGTCTCATTGTCAGGAGAGAGTTGAACAATTGCACCTACATGGCTTTCACTTCGCTTGTTCAGCGTATAGACCGTAACACTTTCATTGGCGAGGTCACTTTCGCAGCTTCGTAGTAATGTCCCCAATAATCGTAAGCAAATTCTATCAAGAGCATGGGTTTGGTTAAAATAGATCCTTAGCTAAGGTGGACATTGAATTTATACTAAAACAGGAACTGTCTATTTACGGGGAGGTTTttcagtaatatttaaacagaCGTCGggagttttaatttttcaattacacGCGCAAGTTATTTTTCTAGCTGAAACCTGTACTGTCTGTTTTTGTCTTTAATATAGTGTTGGGGCTGTggttaaaagattttaaagcaACGGGCCGGAGGCCCATGTTTTACCAAGATGActtgttatttgttacaattgacaaaatattttatttaatgtaacgaTAAGATTAATACCATCGATAACAGAGAATTCTGTTGTGACTCACTTATATTGTATTCTATTTGCATGCCCCGATTCCGCCCGAATAgagtatttaaaagtaaaaactgTTAGAGACGGAGAGTTATACCTAagttgtgtaaatatatagattaaccCTTCAATTGTTGTTCATCGTGAGTTTGATTTTGtagtagtattttattagtcAAGCCGTTTCATTTGATGCCCATATTgagttgttaaaatatattttagacaaTAATATTCTACATGccatttagataaaattatgcaacatttaatataaagccGTTCAGTGCAATGTTTTTTGTTCCTTTCAACTTCAGACACCTGCAATCTTATAACTGTCTGTTACTAAGCTCAGTGCCGCGTTCTGACGTGAATTAATACCTACATAAAGtacctttaattaaaatagcattACATATTCGTATGTGAGTATGCAATATTTGAATAGCTTTGAAAAATgcctttaatatattttccaaaGCCTTTGATAGCTGATGCAATTAGGAAGCTATATTTAGCCACATTGCTAAATATCAAACAAGTACATTCCAATGGTTCATTGCGTCACTAGTTAATATTCATAGTATATGTTTAGTGTCCTAAACTACGTAACACAAGGATGCACATAACCAGGCACCTACTTGATGATTCGTGAAAGTGATGTGAGGTGAAGTGAAGTGAAGAAACTCACGGATATACGTTGTTGCGAAACGTATTGCAGAAGATTCctattacatttaaacaatttacatttatttgaagtcACTGACTTTCACAGCTAAAGTCAAAGACTAAAAGAACTCAGATttgtttagtaattaaaagtaCCTCCTCATGGAAGAGTTAAAAAATGCTCACAGAGACGTTTCCTAGGACtttgttgtatatttattagttaaatatctattacatATTCCCATTAGcttcaaaaaaataagagATAAAACTCCATCTTGAATTGTATACGTCGGATCTAcgcaatgttaataaatacgaaacaAGGAAAGCAATTGCTCAACCAGACgaaaaataaggaaaaggaatGTTGCAACTTCTTAATTACTGAAATGTCTATAAAAGCTTCCTTTAGTTGGATAGTTGCGTCTATTAGAAATTGTAGCGGAGATATGATTgtaaagcataaaaataaaatagtttaatatcaaatagagTGTGTATAGCTTTTAAATTAGCGTTGCAATTTCAATATAAGCGGCAGTGTCGGTGGCTTTAATTAAGTATGGCCATTGTCCTCGATCACTATCCAAATAAAGGGCTTAATTGTCAACAAAACCGTCGCAAGTgacaaacatattatgtaaaatataactaaaaggAAGCATTCATGCTTTTGTGGTTACAGCATTCACATCTTATTCAAAGATTAGCGGGAATAAtcagaacaatatttttaattatcgtaTTGATTATTGGGTAGATTATTTGCgccatattaataattttcgttaaataaatagtataatactaatatatttaataaacacaaatagatacatacattttattaatagatataaatatcttGTTTTCAATGTACTAATTTCTATACAAGAAATTGCCGCATTGTTTGCTATACATCTTTGAATAGCGCATTCAACCCTTTGTGTAAAACAAAGGTACCTATTGaggttaaaattattgtagaaCCAATTTCCCTGGTGTCATCACCAGCTAAATGATATAACGGTTATAAGATAGGTTCCATGCAGACGCTATATGTACAcctaaatttgaaattacattGTTCAAAATTCAGTCCACTTCACAATTTTCTCGTAATAGTATGAAGAATGTACCTAATAGTAGGGTACCTTATATTTGGGACGGATGTCTATAATATTTgctactttatttttcttaatcaaAGTTACtcgtatataaaaatgctaaaatataaactttcgGTGGGTAGTTTTGTATAGAATCTGTGTGATATAACACAGTATTCGACGCAGTATACAGTATTCCGGAACAAAGGCCTATGTAATAGTCATTCTCGGAAcctatttatctttttaccCGATCGCATTGACAAAATGCATGTAAAGTTACTACTACTATATCaactctataatattttttactaagcAAACTCACTAACcagctaatatttaaaaaccacaTACTATTTACATTATCTGCTATATTTTACAGTATGGTTGATAAACGCACGTTATTATGATGATGACTGTCTATGTTATAACTAACTTTTCTTCGTTACAGCTACGACCGTGATCAACCTTTCACTTTTCAACTTGGTGCCGGTCAGGTGATCAAAGGCTGGGATGAGGGTCTCGTCGACATGTGTGTCGGTAAGTAATTTTCTGTACGATATTTAAATGTCagacacatttttataacgaaTACAACCATGTAGTGATTAACAAATAGGTATCTTAGTGGTAAGAATTAGGTTGGGAACATATGAGTTAGAAATGATTTTTAAGTATGTTAGATTAGCCGATCTCCCCAgcttgcccgtggtacatatataatagcatATACCAGTCTTGGATGACGTTCGTATCTAACGGTGAAAGTGTTACAAATAAACTGCTCATTAACATTCGTTGTAAGTTACAATACGATAGGAATGCTAAGTTTAGAGTTCTAGTTTGAATTAGCGATTAAGGCCAGCCGTACACGGACCGCTTCAAGCAGTTATGACCGACTGCTTGAAGCCGCGACCGCACGGTGAACTATAACCATTCATTCGCTGCCGTACACACGACTGCTCGAGCAGTCGCGACCGCTTCAAGCCGTCAACTACATGATGAAATTCCATCGTGCTGTCGACCGCTCGCGAGCAGTCGCGAGGCATACACTGACTGCTCGAGCCGTCGGCGGCTCTAGAGCAGTCGACAGCTTTACGACCTCCCCCTCCCTTCTCTTCTGGCCTATGACTAGACTGCGGTAGAAATTCAACTGCTCGAGCGGTTGGTAGCGACAGCTGGAGCAGTCAACAACCGATTGCTCAAGCAGTCAACGCCGACCGCTTGAGCGGTCCGTGTACGTCGCTCAGCCGTTAACTGCTCGAGCAGTCCGTGTACGCCCGCTCTAAGATCCGTCTTTAGTAAAAAAAGTCAATAAGCGATATTgtgttataatgaaaaaaacttCATTATTTTCAGGTGAAAAGCGTAAGCTGGTGATCCCATCGTCGCTCGGGTATGGAGAGCGCGGGGCCGGCAACGTGATCCCACCCCACGCCACCCTCCACTTCGAAGTCGAACTCATCAACATTGGCGACTCGCCCCCAACAACAAACGTATTCAAAGAGATCGACGCTGACAAGGACAACATGCTGTCCCGTGAAGAAGTGAGTATAGAGTTAGCGTTCTTGGCCATGGATACAGATCGTGATTCGGTGCTATCGCGAGAAGAGGTCAGTTCACGCTTATACGGGTGATGGGACTAACCGAATCTGAAAAGACACGTAATAACCCCTGTAATTTCTATGAAGACCAACGAGCTGGTTGCTTAAAAATCTCATTGTTAACTGTGCGACTGTGAACCGGTCTGTCACTATGAATCAAGttgaaatcaaatattcaattttaatattataagcactacatatatatatatatatatatatatatatatatatatatatatatatatatatatatatatatatatatatatatatatatatatatatatatatatatatatatatatatatagcaattGGCAAAACAACGTTACACGGGTCAgcttattacaataaataatagtataagcTTGACTTGCTAGATGgcgttatataaaataatgtataaaaagtgtttaataatttatttaaccaaaTGAAATCTTTGTTATtctaaacaatatttcatttttcagGTCAGCGAATATCTAAAGAAGCAGATGGTTCCATCCGACGGCGCTGAAATTAGCGAAGACATCAAACAAATGCTGGAGAGCCATGACAAGCTAGTCGAAGAAATATTCCAACACGAAGACAAAGACAAGAATGGTTTCATCAGCCACGAAGAATTCTCAGGACCCAAACACGATGAACTATAAATGTTACGTACCTcccaaaattatacaaaattaggCACAACGGGGAGTACCATAATAATAGGATATAGAGATTgtcacatatttataatccaTAATTACATATTGGCTCAGTTAAGTTTTATTCGAGTGACGTGTAGATTAATCTTGATTATGAATAATCAGGTAGTCTTTACTCTttagtgtaatttttatacataatttatgttgtTGGTACTTATgccttttattatattaagtcaaataatttattttaatgacaaattttacacaattttgttctctattaattataattatatttttttaatataatgttttgcGATTTTACTGTTAATgctgatttttaatatacttagttATTGTTGTAGTCTCTCTTATCAATACATTCAACATTTATTACCAATTAGGTACCATAGATCTGTAATATGTCACTATAACTCTTTTTATACTTACTTATGTTACATAACTACTtatgaaataagtaaatatggTATACTCAGCTTAAATattcgcaataaaaatatctgatGTTCATTTCTTAAgatgttgaaataaattattaatatggcTAAAACTGAGTTTCACTTGCCCTTGGAATATAATTAGTCAAAACTTAGAAGGTTGATTACTTACTTaacaatacttataaaaaattgatattaagtaaaaatagtataaaaatgaggaatggactggaaaaggtgaggaaaaggataggGACTTCCTGCTTCCCCACTCACTGTCCACTGAACGAAAAACAAAAGAGTGCTTCTATTTTACGCCGATCTTTTGTGG
It encodes:
- the LOC119835436 gene encoding FK506-binding protein 2, with the protein product MALRCVLAVLALVGATLAGSDVTELKVEVVSTPEGCTVKSKNGDMLTMHYTGTLDDGHKFDSSYDRDQPFTFQLGAGQVIKGWDEGLVDMCVGEKRKLVIPSSLGYGERGAGNVIPPHATLHFEVELINIGDSPPTTNVFKEIDADKDNMLSREEVSEYLKKQMVPSDGAEISEDIKQMLESHDKLVEEIFQHEDKDKNGFISHEEFSGPKHDEL